In Sesamum indicum cultivar Zhongzhi No. 13 linkage group LG1, S_indicum_v1.0, whole genome shotgun sequence, the sequence GAGATTTTGGGATTTCTCTCTGATCCTATTCCTCTTCATTGTGATAATCAGGCGGCCTTGCACATTATGGCCAATCTTGTTTTTCACGAGCGAACGAAGCACCTTGACAATGATTGCCATATAGTGCGTAATTGCTACAAGgttgattttcttcttcccGTCTTCGTGCGCAGTCATGAACAACTTGCAGATTTGTTCACTAAATCACTCTCACATCACAGCTTCTTTGGCTTACTTGGCAAGTTGGGCTTGTTCCTGGGATTCACAAGTCCAccttgtgtgtgtggggggggtgtTGAGGAAGACATTCGTGAGTGGCACCCTGGTTAAGCACTTGGCAGCACCAAAATCAGAACATTGCAGCAGAACAGAACAAACTCCAGCTACCTTCTAAAGAAGACGAGTAGAAGCGGAGCTTTGTGATTACGTTTTTGATGTAACACTTTTATAAGTTGTTGACCAGGCATGATGTGGACGCCATTTGGCGCTTACGTGTACAATCAGTTAATTAGTTCAggagtttgtttattttctatctTACGCCATTTGTCTGTATTTAAACACTGGCTATGGTTGTTCCATTGATCTCATGAATACAGAAAATTTACTTGGCTCCTGAAATCATTTTTCTGCACATATCTTCACTTTCTTGATTACCTCTTTCAACAAGGctaataattgataaaattggaGTGTCGGTAATGTGGGCAGGGTGTTAGAAAGCAATGAGTTGTATCCTTGAAATATTTGAGGTATTCGTTAGCACGCGGAGGGCTCTGAAAGGTCTTTGGAATGAATGACCAACTATACACTGTGGAATATGAGAGGATCTGCAAGAAAGAGGACGTTAAAGTCAAAATTGGAAGAAATTATGACGACGGCTCTCCAACGATTAAGTCAGTAAGAATCACAAATGGTATTTAGTGAGTATATAAGAGAGACGGAGTAACCGAACCTTCCTTTGGAGATGGAGAACCACATTTATATGTTGGTGGATTGTATGATTTCATGGGCTCTTCTGGATTAAGTTTTGATCCAGCGGAAGGCGATGGGCCGTACATATCTAGCTGATGAAGACAGAAAGTGGTCCAGGGGACCAAAACTTTGCAGACAGAACAGTGCGCGTGGTACTGGCAGTGCTTTTTCTGACATTATGTCCTTTACGTTCAGAGGTCTTTGGTGATCTTCAAATTCCTTCATATTCTAGGTTCTTCAttgtctttcttttatttgtgaaTTCCTTTGTGAGTCTTTGATGGTCCTAACCCTTCACAAGTCTCATTCTTATATCATGAAGGTCTCATAAGGGATGTAGGAAATATCCCTACATCACAATGAGTGGAGGGACGTCGCCGACGCCATCATGTAGAGGTTGAAAAAGCGAAGGAATCGAAAGAAAATGATGGGCAAAAAGGCTCAAAAAGCGACAAAGGCCTAATGCCAAAACGGACAAAATTGCTAGAAAGGTGCACCAGATGAGGGTGAGCCCAACGGAGTAAGAGACCTAGCAAGATGTTGTCAGACAACAAAGAAATTTGTAGAAGGTGATCGGCAGGGAAAAGAGATACATGTTGGACACGGGTGGAGATTTGGCATAGGTGAGTCGGGCCCATGGTGAGGAGCGTCGCCTAACATGCTGCCGATAAATTTTTGGCTATCGACAGCAGTGGCAAGACTGTGGTGCCAGTGCCGGGGATGACCCTGAGGTACATGTGTTCTCTCCGCTGCCTTGTCAACAATTCAAAATGGCAACTAGTGtcacattttttcttttttaaaaattcatgtaattaCCAAGTAATGTGAATCAGCCAATTAAATCAAGGGTAAGTTGCACAACACCCCTCCTGTATTTTAGTGGAATAGCGTGAAAACCccatgtattaattttataggcGAAAAACTCCCTgtgttattttaaataaagcaaACTAACCCCTCTCTATTAGAAACTAACGGAGAGTGGTTACACTTGCCTATTTCACAAgtggattttgtttttcaacttttttaggGTTAGTCTATGTGTACAATAATGTCCATTTTACCTCCTTTTTcacatgtaaatatatttcaataaataatatattctcaattaatttaaaatattagttaatctagatatattttaataaattatatttatttataaaatatattaattagttatcaaaatacctaaaaaagttagtttaaatatatttaaattaattatatattcataaaatatattaattaaacataaaaatattatattaatttttaaatttatattatttaatataaataattatttgaattaaaattatcattactattattttaataaattattattattatttattatttttcaaaaaattattatttttacttattttaaaaaaataaaaaaggacaCAACCCCACCCCGCCTCCCCTTGCCGACGGTCACCGCACCCCACCCATGGCCCATCTTGACCTAGATCTGGGCAACGACGGTGGCCTAGTGAAATGGGCGACGCCCTTCTCCAGGGCGATGTCGCTGTCGCCCAAATTATTGCATGCGATGCATCGCTGCatctgtacatatatattattatatatattgcatatataattatatgcataattgtatatatataaaaatatatttttaaattattttaaatcttgaccgttgatttattaattattgaagatTAAAGGCTATCAGAACTCTAATTATTGAAGATTAAAGGCTATTAGAACAAGAGTGTAACGggcaatttataaaaaaaatttaacaccgTTAAACCTAACTAACAGAAGAGGAGActgtgcataatttttaaaaacacagaagttttttatcttattttttaatacagaaaaattttatgcaatttatccttataTGAATTCTCTCGAATTTAAAAATCACGTGATGCTCGTGCAGTTTCCGACCATTTTGAAGAAGTTCGGGGACTAATGTCCTAAAATCAcagcaaattaaaaattaaaggtcCATATTGAAattctaaaaagttaaaaaattaaacgaaaaatagaaaaagttaGAGCactaaaaatatctttaatcCTTTTGAGTTGatagattttaaatttcatgGAAAAGGAATTTGTGAACCATGCACCAAAGAATGAAACCTTCAGCTCGTGGTATACAATTTCATTCATATGTTAATACAAAATTCATAACCATAATATGCTTGCCTCAAGGATTTTATTCAAGAAAAGCAAATGCTGTTAGCAGAATTGCGAAAATCTTTCTCCAAATTTCTCCAGAACATGGAATTTCATTATGAAAGGGAAAGTTCCCATGACCGGGAAGTTAGCCTCGCATATAACAGTTTTCAGTATTTCCGTCTCCATGAATACCACTTCAGTTTCATCTGAAACCATAAAGGAAGAACCCCTAATATGCCGCGTGTGAGTCTTGGATCAAAGACATCAAATTGCACCCGACTCAAGGTGTCCAGGATAACCTGTGTCGGTAAAGCTGGCAGCAGGACTGGATGAGCCTCAGCAGGCACCGTTTCAGCCAGTGCACGGGCTTTCTCCAAATGTGAATTGGCAACAGATGCCATCTCAAAAACAGCATTGCATAGCCCCTCACGGGAGTCGATACGAATTTCAGGTTGTCCACCCCGGTCTTTTACCAGCAGCCCATGTTTTTCTGCCACTTCAACGGGTATATAAGGAAAATGCCGGTTTCGGCTGGCGTGGTAGGGAAGAGACTTAAGAAGCAACACAAGGCCGCTTGCCTTCCCAATATGGGACGCTGCATGGTCCGCTGCAGTAGACCTAATACCACCAGCCTGAAGTGTTGAATACAAAATGGTTGACATGGTGTCCTCGGCATATCGCTCCAACTCTTCCACAGTTTCTGGAATATCACTAACCTCTCTTTTGGCATCATTGATCCGCGCCTCGACAGAGCGTTTCAGCCAACTCTTGCTGACTTTATGCTCAGATATTACAGAAGCAAGTGCCTGGGCTACTGGATGCTCGATTAACCTTTTGGAAAAGATCTTGTCAATCGCTTCTTGCCACCAAAGCAGTCGCATGAGACCAATTCTAGGATCAGAAGCAATATCCATAGCTCTTGCCGTTTCAACATTAAAAGCTCGGAGAGCAAAAGCAGATTTCCGCATGTTTGGTGGAAGTTCAAGAAGGCAAAGATAGTGGTGATAATCATAACTTCGTACTTGTTGGACACAATATGAGAAAGCTGTTCGTACACCACTAGATGTGGAAGCACCACTCATCTATTTGTGATAGATTTTTCCTATGCAACAAAGGAAATGTTGTAGTTAGGAGATAAAAAAGGATCCACTTTTGCTCTTGTCCTCGTTAGAACACTTCCAGATTTATCCATTGTGGGCCTTGGCCTGTATTTAATGCATGAATGCCTAATgatcaaaaagaaaagcaaatacAGAATTTCCCCACAGGTCACACACCACAAAGCAGGTCAGCTAAGGTTTTAATTGACGAACACAAGATCAGTCATAAACATATTGCATAGCAAGAACTTCCCCTAGTGATAGAATGAACCTGAAATACCATCACATAGTATTCTGCAGAACATAAGTAGTATTATAAAATCCGTAACTATCAATTCTACTTAGTCACTCATTTGATTAACAAAGCAAGTTTTCCAAATAATGAAACTAAGTATCACTTGCATACCATTCATCTTCATGCTGTAAACCCTTTAGATAAGTATCAATAAACTGATTCCCAATCAAGAGAAATAGTTGTCTCTagaaagatttttatttactatacATAGTAAgacaaattaatttgtatttccTACAATTTGTCCAATTGTCCTCCAAAAACATCTGGAGAATGAACATACACCAAGATGGCAGTTTCTTTAGAAATACATAGTGACAAATGCATAGTATGATCAGCTTCTTCTCAACAATCTGACTTTTCATTTGGTTCGTTTACAATATTTCATATCTCAGTCGCATTGGGCGATTAGTTTGCACGTCTGTAAAAGCAAGCAGTCAATCACAAGTACAATGAAATGAAGCAGCAGAGAGCATACTGGATAAAACGGGGATTTTTCTTATATGAATCAAGCGCATTGTATTCCCCACTACTAGCAAGGCTTGATCCACTTTCACAAAAATGTTCGAGGTTTccttaaaataaatcaaagattaaaaaatatgcatacatTTCAAACAAAAAGCACCAAAATTTCGAAGAACCAGCAGAAGATTCACAGAGTTTACGAATGTAACaagatattacaaaaaatttacagaatttttgaaattaacaaGAATTCACAGAAAACagaaactaaacaaaaaatagcaaCGACAACAACAACAATCACATTTCTTTTACACAGTTTCAGCAATTGCATTTCAACCCAACCGAAAATCACCGACATTTAACCAATACATTCGAATGACAGTGTTTCcagaattaaaaagaaaaagaaaacaggaaAACGCTTATCAAAGCACAGGCGTACCTAGCTCGCTGCTAGAGCTTGGTAGCGACCAGTGGCCAGAAAACAGCGGTGGCAGGACCCTTTTGCTTCGGATTCCTTGGCAGCGTCAGGTGGTGGCGGCTCTTTAAGGTGAGCGGGGTGGGGGATGGCAGGTCAAGGGGTAGTGGGGCATTGGGGGATTAGGGCTTGGAGAAGAGCAAAAAGGGGGGCGGGCCGATTTTGGAAGAGAAGAAGGGAAGCGGTTGAAAACCCAATTTGCACTTGAAGGTTGTGTTTTCAGTTTCTCCTTTCTATTATTCAATCACAGATGAAAGTGTGCGAAAACATGTTTGTTATGTCGTATTTtcactataaatattttattatatattttgataccatattattaacaattctatattaatagaaaaatataattattattttatttaaattaaataatttttatcgaataaaatatattaatttgacgCTGGTAAcgacataaaatataatcttatCAACCAATCTAAACATAATCTGATTTTCATGGTgatttaaatgatatttaacTTTGTTTTTACGGGTGacagaatattttaaataatgataattaattgattccAAAATGAGttccattaattttataaaactatcaaaagagaaaaatatatctcattttaaatttaagttgacatttataatatctttttaaatttatttctatgaTGTAATTTGAACAAAgagatatttgtttttattttattaaaaggcAATGAAAGATCTCTtcttagaatttaaattaaaaataataaatatgattaaaatttggaACAAGTAATTTCTGTTCtaaattgaaacaaattttttaatgattttgcAACAGATGTGTGTCAATGACATCATTACAGTACTTTCCTGTTCCAatgtttatgatttttatgtaattgttgGGTTTATTTATGGTTTAATATGaacaattacaatttttattgatttattgtgtgtgtaagaaaatttctaattttctaaatttattttaatttttgaaattcattaaaaaaaaactatttttatttttttctgcaattattataattttatgtaactTGATGgaattttgtgtaattgtgttttataattttttgtattgatttttttttattttttctgcaaTATTCCTGtaattttctgcatttttaagcattctttttgtaatttttattattttaaaagtgatttttctaagatatttttttctttttattcatttttctctaattaataaaactgaaaaatattaaaatatataaatagaccacataattataatatattaattataatgaaaacaactgtataaacaaatttatttataacgaAATCAAATGTAACTCTTCGATTgtgaaaaatgtattttcctataattatgtgattttctattatttcctgtaattttttggattattttgaaattttatgtaattttagtgattGTTTGactactaataattatttatatttatttttcaactcaaGTACTATTGAAATTGGACGGATTACTGTGGGTTTAGAGTCTTCACAATCTTTATGGGAAATGATGAGGAGCGTAACGAGAAGGTCAGTTTAGGTTTTgcctttttttagaaataaattgcatttttatattagtttttaaatatatattttgttattaattgtacttttaatatttaatttcagtccaatttatttaatatttcaattatgttattaatattgacatgtatttcaattcatttaattatttcaaatttaaaaaattcaaaaaataaatttataaattaaaattaaaaaatattaaaacaatttaaatctaaaaaaatattttgggtaTTGCCATACAATATATTAGcacataatatgaaaattgttATAAACCCCGTTCTTAAAAAGTAAAAGGCACTTGGAATAAGTGAACCAAAACTCGTTCCAAAATTAGATACATATCACattccaaaaatattgtaaCATTACACATACTGTGTTATAACGAGCATCGTAAACCGTTACAAAAACCGACCCATCTTTAGAACGACTTATCAAAAGCCGTTACAAGTTTTTGTAACACATATACATACCAATTATGAATGTTCTCCCGTTACAATACCCATTCAAAAAATAGTAGACGCGTTCCAAATTATATCTTACCCGATCTTGTAGCATGTGGATTCAGATTTAAAAACATCcgtaattcttaatttaaacCAATTCTCTTATGAAACCCCTTCTTTGCTATGGTTCTAATTCCATCACATGCTCTCTTTGTTTATGTCATTGCTATGgctaaagataaaaaaattacaatgggtactaattaaatatgacTGCATAACGACTACTAGCCCTTATTTCTGCAAGTGAGACTGAAATATTTgctatagttaaaaattatgaaaaatattttggttataGGTAAAAACTATGGCGAATCTCGATTCAAAATGGTTAACACTTAAGATTTCgcattgattttgtttaaccATGTtagatagtattgatttattgtggTTTTTAAGTCATAATGATTTATAGCGTTGGGATAACCAATAATGATTTACTGCAACAACGGTTAATCGTTGTTTTTGCTACTAAGGCCAGAACATTAGCCATAGTTAAAactatggtaaattttttggTCATATCTAAAATATGGCAAATATTGAATAAACTAGGGCTAGCAATTGGACCCGAACCCGGTAGAACCATGGCGGGTAGCGGGTTCTAGGTATTAGGACCCGATTGGGTTTGGGACCTGCTTCGAAACCCGACccagtttaattatttaaaatatatataatattattttattttattttgatagaataaatactaacaaagtattatattattttatttctttattattaggTATTTGTTCaacaattgataaattaaaaaatcatcccATAATACTTAATGAGGACGAAAATGAAGAATTTAGTAATGTATAATTGCTATAAATTGTTTGGATtgtttttaagaataaattatttatacttgagaatttattttttggacttgaatatttgagttaggctataaataattttatttgtaattgataTCTTAATTTCACACTGcattctaattctttttctttagtGTCAAGAGAACTTCACTTCAttagttgaaataaaaaaatatagttactaattaactttatttatatttattaatattatttatttttaattactttgaaTATGATCTCCTTTATTTTAGTTCTAACACCTAGATTttgaaaacttattttaaacgtttttaaattacctctaaaccaaattcaaacatatcatctgTCTCCaaaacatacttatttatctttatctattttttcagaacaaaataaaacactcaGATACAGAACCAAACACTATATTAGTTTCTCGAATTTTATATCTGTCATTTGCTTTTTAAGttcaccaaaataaaatattttgatgatatATTTCACAAGTCATCTGATTCactctttttgtttgtttcctttttttttttttttttttggcatttgcaggttttaatttcaagaagttgatttattgtcattagtcaatttaaaatttggatccccttttgatttttgtgtaacatattaaatatattatattaatatgctattgtaaatataagaattctttaataatttttcatttaattatgtaaatctaTTTTGCTTTAaccatctaatttttttattttttggattgatttttagaaacttaaaataattataatattattttagtcgtaattaaattaaacccTTGCATATCATGGGTAGCAcactactatatatatacatatatatgagatTGAGCATTTTGAATAGTACACAacgtatttttctttctccaattcgaatataattttaagaaaaaaaagtttataagttaaaagaaataagatgTTATGAACctataaatctttttcttttccaaaaaaaatacaaggaatTCTTAATTGACtataaaatcttaataaattctttttaaataattataaatttattattactaacATTTGTAAGCTCAATTATCTTgttttatccaaatactttaaaattttatttttaataaaaaatttaatttccataaattataatatatattataaaatgtgttaaataaattcagCCAAAGCacccaatttatttattattatcatttgatttgaagcaatgaaatattattcatcGAAGTAAATCGATGACAATCATtcttatcaaatatcaataccTAACAAAGACAGTTAACAATCATATCCTAAAAAATTACTGTAAAGAAATAGAGATCCTTACCCAGATTTACAGGTTACACAGCAGCAGATGAAGGCAGACTACAAGAGGAAGAAGATAGCCGTTGGGAAGAAATGGGTTACCAAGAAGCACGTTTCGTTTACAGTTGTTTAAAGTGCGGCTCCCCTTCGCACGCGTTTTATTAAGTTGCTTCAGTGTAAGGAAGCGCTCACACGCTTC encodes:
- the LOC105155462 gene encoding NADH dehydrogenase (ubiquinone) complex I, assembly factor 6, producing MSGASTSSGVRTAFSYCVQQVRSYDYHHYLCLLELPPNMRKSAFALRAFNVETARAMDIASDPRIGLMRLLWWQEAIDKIFSKRLIEHPVAQALASVISEHKVSKSWLKRSVEARINDAKREVSDIPETVEELERYAEDTMSTILYSTLQAGGIRSTAADHAASHIGKASGLVLLLKSLPYHASRNRHFPYIPVEVAEKHGLLVKDRGGQPEIRIDSREGLCNAVFEMASVANSHLEKARALAETVPAEAHPVLLPALPTQVILDTLSRVQFDVFDPRLTRGILGVLPLWFQMKLKWYSWRRKY